From the Hevea brasiliensis isolate MT/VB/25A 57/8 chromosome 15, ASM3005281v1, whole genome shotgun sequence genome, one window contains:
- the LOC110664993 gene encoding uncharacterized protein LOC110664993, which produces MGICSSHEITPAATAKLILQDGQLEEFSYPVKVSQILKGNHSYFVCKADDMDYNACIPAIDGDEELQLGQLYFVLPVNWINSRLSPRDMAALAVKASLALKSSGGHKILPGIRRIVPMLYASNKKAVECSRMVGNGCGGCGDGDSHSGKGLEVKRKGRSVGRRRSKIYRPNLSVITEE; this is translated from the coding sequence ATGGGTATTTGCAGCTCACATGAAATAACCCCAGCGGCCACAGCAAAGCTCATCCTCCAAGATGGCCAGCTTGAGGAATTCTCCTACCCAGTTAAGGTTTCACAGATACTAAAAGGAAACCACAGCTATTTCGTATGCAAAGCTGATGATATGGACTATAATGCCTGCATTCCAGCCATTGATGGTGATGAAGAGCTTCAACTAGGTCAGCTTTACTTTGTGCTGCCTGTAAATTGGATAAATAGTCGGCTTAGCCCTCGTGATATGGCTGCCTTGGCTGTTAAAGCAAGTTTGGCTCTTAAGTCCAGTGGCGGACACAAGATTTTGCCTGGGATAAGAAGGATTGTTCCCATGTTATATGCTAGTAACAAGAAGGCTGTGGAGTGCAGTAGAATGGTCGGCAATGGCTGTGGTGGTTGCGGTGACGGTGACAGCCACAGTGGAAAAGGATTGGAGGTGAAGAGGAAAGGGAGGAGCGTTGGTCGGAGAAGAAGTAAAATATATAGACCGAACTTAAGCGTCATCACGGAGGAATAA